The DNA sequence TATGTAGGTCATCCCAAAGATTATCTGGAAGAATTGGTGGGTTTGAGATTTCTGATAGAAGATGGAAAAAAGAGTTAAGCTTCCAAAGATGATTTCTGAAGATCCTGAACCTTTTAGACCTGAGGAAGTTAGGATTTTACTTGATAATGCTTCTCCAAAAAAGGGATTTCTCTATATGGTTCTCAAAGATTCTGGAATGAGAATTGGAGAAACGTTACAGATTAGAAAAAAGGATGTAGACTGTACAAAGAATCCTGTTGAGATAAAGATTCCAGCTTGGGCTACAAAGACCAAGAAGGGAAGAACTGCTTACATTACTAGGGAGACTGCCCAATGATGAGGAGAAGATTAAATGAAATCAATGAACATGGTGAGGTTCTTGAAAAACATCTTCTAGATTCCTCTGCTGAAGAATTTGATATATCTCAAATAACTGCCAAAAGATACCTTGATGCAATGTGTTCTTCTCATGGATGCCTTGAGAAAGTCTCTAGGGTGAAAAGTAGCA is a window from the Nitrosopumilus sp. genome containing:
- a CDS encoding tyrosine-type recombinase/integrase, which gives rise to MEKRVKLPKMISEDPEPFRPEEVRILLDNASPKKGFLYMVLKDSGMRIGETLQIRKKDVDCTKNPVEIKIPAWATKTKKGRTAYITRETAQ